One window of the Methylocystis parvus OBBP genome contains the following:
- a CDS encoding META domain-containing protein gives MRLFAAAVFLLGSLLAPASFAAPTLTGRYRVVAIAGADGLDAARTHAEFATNGRFASTIGCNRIAGAPTIAGSDLTFGPMATTRMACPPPLDQVERAYLEALRNVRGYRLSGETLLFLGEDGEALVTLKRAK, from the coding sequence ATGCGCCTTTTCGCCGCCGCTGTTTTTCTGCTCGGATCGCTGCTCGCCCCGGCGTCATTCGCCGCCCCGACGCTGACGGGCCGTTACCGCGTCGTGGCGATCGCTGGCGCGGATGGGTTGGATGCGGCGCGAACCCACGCGGAATTCGCGACGAACGGCCGCTTCGCCTCGACGATCGGCTGCAACCGCATCGCCGGCGCGCCGACGATTGCCGGTTCGGATCTGACCTTCGGGCCTATGGCGACGACGCGCATGGCCTGTCCGCCGCCGCTCGATCAGGTCGAGCGCGCTTATCTCGAAGCGCTCCGCAATGTGCGCGGCTACAGGCTGTCTGGCGAAACGCTCCTCTTCCTTGGAGAGGACGGCGAGGCGCTCGTCACGCTGAAGCGCGCGAAGTAG
- a CDS encoding outer membrane protein: MLKRFKARFLLAASVLLVSPAVAADLPAKKAPPSAPPVFTWTGLYVGMNAGYTFAASDPINLSSANLFDNTLLNFGPASALGATGTVRARLDGFFFGGQIGYNWQFSERFVAGVEADIQGAGVRGGNGQVSIWPAPFGFAATSFKVNRQLENLGTVRARLGYAATPTIMAYVTGGFAYGGANLSGAVTQALRPSTLTSDTVRGDHYDMLAGWTVGAGAEMALGRNLSAKLEYLYYDLGELWLGNPSLAHRNALLGATPIVDATYAHTRFAGHVVRTGLNYRFDSTIPETHGSAASPQFAALERPKYEGWRWLAMPYVWVINMNGTMLLRNETVAADATFIDAIAKSSSFPLAFMGRVETSNGPFFAYGDLAWARIRFAGSTLSLRSPIADLAVAASVSGHLRQTVAIGEAGFGYELARFKLLSAPASFTAFDAYAGLRYANIGLNLNASAVAAANLPLLGVEQIGGRSVIGSGALWWIDPVIGVRMRHSFAPGSQFEARADIGGFGAGSKFSWQFYGGYNYDFQFNGMNLTGLIGYRALGMDFAKWADGRQNGINAVMHGPVTGVGMKF, from the coding sequence ATGTTGAAACGCTTCAAGGCCCGATTCCTGCTCGCCGCGAGCGTGCTGCTCGTTTCGCCCGCCGTCGCCGCCGACCTCCCCGCCAAAAAGGCGCCGCCGTCCGCGCCGCCGGTCTTCACCTGGACAGGCCTTTATGTCGGCATGAACGCCGGCTACACATTCGCCGCGAGCGATCCGATCAATCTGTCGAGCGCCAATCTCTTCGACAACACGCTCCTGAATTTCGGTCCCGCTTCGGCGCTCGGCGCCACGGGAACGGTACGCGCGCGACTCGACGGTTTCTTTTTCGGCGGACAGATCGGCTATAACTGGCAATTCTCGGAGCGCTTCGTCGCAGGCGTCGAAGCGGACATTCAAGGCGCCGGCGTTCGCGGCGGCAACGGTCAGGTCAGCATTTGGCCCGCGCCCTTCGGGTTCGCCGCGACAAGCTTCAAAGTCAACCGCCAGCTCGAAAATCTCGGAACGGTGCGGGCGCGTCTCGGCTATGCGGCGACGCCCACGATCATGGCTTATGTCACGGGCGGCTTTGCCTATGGCGGCGCAAATCTCTCGGGCGCCGTGACGCAGGCTTTGCGCCCCTCGACGCTCACCTCGGACACGGTGCGCGGCGACCATTACGACATGCTCGCCGGCTGGACGGTCGGCGCGGGCGCCGAAATGGCGCTGGGGCGCAATCTCTCCGCCAAGCTCGAATATCTCTATTACGACCTTGGCGAGCTCTGGCTCGGCAACCCCTCGCTCGCGCATCGCAACGCGCTGCTCGGCGCGACGCCGATCGTCGACGCCACATATGCGCATACGCGCTTTGCGGGCCATGTGGTGCGCACCGGCCTCAATTACCGTTTCGACTCCACCATCCCGGAGACGCATGGCTCAGCCGCGTCGCCGCAATTCGCGGCTCTGGAGCGCCCGAAATATGAAGGCTGGCGCTGGCTGGCGATGCCCTATGTCTGGGTCATCAACATGAACGGCACGATGCTGTTGCGCAACGAGACCGTTGCGGCCGACGCGACCTTTATCGACGCCATCGCCAAGAGTTCTTCCTTCCCGCTCGCTTTCATGGGGCGCGTCGAGACCTCGAACGGTCCGTTCTTCGCCTATGGTGATCTCGCCTGGGCGCGCATTCGTTTCGCGGGCTCCACGCTCTCGCTGCGTTCGCCGATCGCCGATCTCGCCGTCGCCGCAAGCGTCAGCGGCCATTTGCGCCAGACGGTCGCTATTGGCGAAGCGGGCTTCGGCTACGAGCTTGCGCGTTTCAAGCTATTGAGCGCGCCGGCCTCCTTCACCGCTTTCGACGCCTATGCCGGTCTGCGCTACGCCAATATCGGGCTCAATCTCAACGCCAGCGCGGTCGCTGCGGCGAATTTGCCCCTGCTCGGCGTCGAGCAGATCGGCGGCAGGAGCGTGATCGGCTCGGGCGCGCTTTGGTGGATCGATCCGGTCATCGGCGTGCGCATGCGGCACAGCTTCGCGCCGGGCAGCCAATTCGAAGCGCGCGCCGACATTGGCGGTTTCGGCGCGGGCAGCAAATTCAGCTGGCAGTTCTATGGCGGCTATAATTACGATTTCCAATTCAACGGGATGAACCTGACCGGGCTGATCGGCTATCGGGCGCTCGGCATGGATTTCGCCAAATGGGCGGACGGCCGCCAGAACGGAATCAATGCGGTGATGCACGGACCGGTCACCGGCGTCGGAATGAAGTTCTAA
- a CDS encoding GSCFA domain-containing protein yields MKKHPYSRLPAHAYWRHAVAEVAPDEIDPVVDPPFRVGARDRIVTAGSCFAQHIGRHLAASGCNYLVTEKAHPFLTEGAAHALNYGVYSARYGNVYTSRQLLQLFERAYGRFTPKENYWVERAGVVVDPFRPQIQEGGFNSQRELELDRDGHFAAVREAFETLDAFIFTLGLTEAWRSREDKAVFPLCPGVAGGDYAPARHEFVNFGVDDVVADLTAFIAALAAVNPGARVILTVSPVPLVATAERRHVTVSTMASKSILRVACDILERHFSHVAYFPSYEIVAGGYGGLDYFGPDRRSVTPEGVAHVMRVFDRRFIKRNLVEEALRRTAQALTPVKPGAPDDAVAEAMRVMCDEEALELGATPTAATEEDEPGAEQLQGRSEG; encoded by the coding sequence ATGAAAAAGCATCCCTATTCCCGCCTGCCGGCCCATGCCTATTGGCGCCACGCCGTCGCAGAGGTCGCGCCAGACGAGATCGACCCCGTTGTCGACCCGCCATTCCGTGTCGGCGCCCGCGACCGGATCGTAACGGCAGGCAGTTGCTTCGCACAGCATATCGGCCGGCATCTCGCCGCAAGCGGGTGCAATTACCTCGTGACGGAGAAGGCGCACCCCTTTCTCACCGAGGGAGCGGCGCATGCGTTGAATTACGGCGTCTATTCCGCCCGCTACGGCAATGTCTACACCAGCCGGCAATTGCTGCAGCTTTTCGAGCGCGCCTATGGTCGCTTCACGCCAAAGGAGAATTATTGGGTTGAGCGGGCGGGGGTCGTCGTCGATCCCTTTCGCCCGCAGATACAGGAAGGCGGCTTCAATTCACAGCGCGAACTCGAACTTGACCGCGACGGTCACTTTGCGGCGGTCCGCGAGGCTTTTGAAACGCTCGACGCCTTCATTTTCACATTGGGACTGACCGAAGCTTGGCGGTCCCGCGAGGACAAGGCGGTTTTTCCCCTGTGCCCCGGCGTCGCCGGCGGCGACTATGCGCCGGCCCGGCACGAATTCGTAAATTTCGGCGTGGACGACGTCGTGGCTGATTTGACCGCTTTCATCGCCGCATTGGCCGCTGTCAATCCCGGCGCGCGCGTCATCCTCACCGTCTCTCCCGTGCCGCTCGTCGCGACGGCGGAGCGGCGCCATGTGACGGTTTCCACCATGGCGTCGAAATCCATTCTTCGTGTCGCCTGCGACATTCTCGAGCGCCATTTTTCCCATGTCGCTTATTTTCCATCTTACGAAATCGTCGCGGGCGGCTATGGCGGCCTCGACTATTTCGGACCCGACCGCCGTAGCGTCACGCCTGAAGGCGTCGCTCACGTCATGCGCGTCTTCGATCGCCGCTTCATCAAGCGCAATTTGGTGGAGGAGGCGCTTCGCCGTACGGCGCAGGCGCTGACGCCTGTAAAGCCGGGCGCTCCGGACGACGCGGTCGCGGAGGCGATGAGAGTGATGTGCGATGAAGAGGCGTTGGAGCTCGGGGCGACGCCGACGGCGGCTACGGAAGAGGATGAGCCCGGTGCGGAGCAATTGCAGGGGAGAAGCGAAGGTTGA
- a CDS encoding phytoene desaturase family protein, whose amino-acid sequence MSDKKYDAVVIGSGLGGLTAGALLANAGYSVCLLERNFSIGGAASVYKVGDLWVEASLHQTSDARNPRDVKHHILSQLGILDEIEWRPTGPLYTVKGGPVGDSFALPVGFEAAHDALAARFPDKNAAIKRFLSEVEQIHDAMWTMKQAREEGSLAKFSRGLWEVQPAADGWMNSLDEIFTRDFAGAEALKCALGANLVYYGDDPRKLWWIFYAIAQGGYIASGGAYIKGGSRQLSLKLAKCITKTGGAVRMGRLVTQIETDADGNATAIRHVARRTNDNEERIEARVVMANCAPSVAAAMMDAPARARMDDAFGDRPLSTSLFSANFGLKAKPSTVGMTDFLSIALPSSMGRFDQYGDGAAAMADMPKGELPLHAISNFTAVDAGLWDEPLILLSVLGLDRLDNWKGVPKEDAVARREAWLDAIQERLEREYPGFSSLVTSRMLLNAFSMSSYLNTPEGAVYGFAPLPPEAPILMGFPRTPATPVGGLYLASAFGGEHGFNGAMLSGAEAARLAERRLEANGKE is encoded by the coding sequence ATGAGCGACAAGAAATACGACGCCGTGGTGATCGGCTCCGGATTGGGCGGCCTCACCGCGGGCGCCCTGCTCGCCAACGCCGGCTACAGCGTCTGCCTGCTCGAACGCAATTTCAGCATTGGCGGCGCCGCCTCCGTTTACAAGGTCGGCGATCTTTGGGTCGAGGCCTCGCTCCATCAGACGTCCGACGCGCGCAATCCGCGCGACGTGAAACATCACATTCTGAGCCAGCTCGGCATTCTCGACGAGATCGAGTGGCGACCCACCGGCCCGCTTTACACAGTGAAAGGCGGCCCCGTCGGCGACAGCTTCGCCTTGCCTGTCGGTTTCGAGGCGGCGCATGACGCGCTCGCCGCGCGCTTTCCCGACAAGAACGCGGCGATCAAACGCTTCCTCAGCGAAGTCGAGCAGATTCACGACGCCATGTGGACGATGAAACAGGCGCGCGAGGAAGGCTCGCTCGCCAAATTCTCGCGCGGGCTCTGGGAAGTGCAGCCCGCGGCCGACGGATGGATGAATTCGCTCGACGAGATCTTCACGCGCGACTTCGCTGGCGCGGAGGCGCTGAAATGCGCGCTCGGAGCCAATCTCGTTTATTACGGCGACGATCCGCGCAAGCTCTGGTGGATTTTCTACGCCATCGCGCAGGGCGGCTACATCGCTTCGGGCGGCGCCTATATCAAGGGCGGCTCACGGCAGCTCAGTCTCAAACTCGCCAAATGCATCACCAAAACGGGCGGCGCCGTGCGCATGGGCCGCCTCGTCACGCAGATCGAGACGGACGCCGACGGAAACGCGACAGCCATCCGCCATGTCGCGCGGCGCACGAACGACAATGAAGAGCGCATCGAGGCGCGCGTGGTGATGGCCAATTGCGCGCCCTCCGTCGCGGCGGCGATGATGGACGCGCCCGCCCGCGCCAGGATGGACGACGCCTTTGGCGACCGCCCACTCTCGACCTCGCTCTTCTCGGCGAATTTCGGCTTGAAAGCCAAGCCCTCGACCGTGGGAATGACCGATTTCCTCTCGATCGCCCTGCCCTCGTCCATGGGACGCTTCGACCAATATGGCGACGGCGCCGCGGCGATGGCGGATATGCCCAAAGGCGAGTTGCCGCTGCACGCCATCTCGAATTTCACCGCCGTCGACGCCGGGCTCTGGGACGAGCCGCTGATCCTCTTGAGCGTGCTCGGCCTCGATCGTCTGGACAATTGGAAGGGCGTCCCCAAGGAAGACGCCGTCGCGCGGCGCGAGGCCTGGCTCGACGCGATCCAGGAGCGGCTGGAGAGGGAATATCCCGGCTTCTCCAGCCTCGTGACGTCGCGCATGCTGCTCAACGCCTTTTCGATGTCCAGCTATCTCAACACGCCGGAAGGCGCCGTCTACGGCTTCGCGCCGCTGCCGCCTGAGGCGCCGATCCTGATGGGCTTTCCCCGCACGCCGGCGACGCCGGTCGGCGGGCTCTATCTCGCTTCGGCTTTTGGCGGCGAGCACGGCTTCAACGGCGCCATGCTCTCGGGCGCCGAGGCGGCGCGCCTCGCGGAGCGTCGCCTCGAGGCGAATGGAAAGGAATAG
- a CDS encoding L,D-transpeptidase family protein, whose amino-acid sequence MIVDNGIADAGERNERVLLGLRSGRLSRRSFLSGSAAGLGALGLSGCVTSDDMRAEAAKLYGPVPSEKFPIPAVDVNKINPKYFRQKVRYDTKEAPGTIIIDPANYYVYRVEGDGYATRYGANVSRPGFLWSGEVYVGRKAEWPVWTPPKEMMARQPEARQYAGGMPGGLDNPLGARVLYLYKNGVYTVYTIYSTSDPETIGNGITSGCTGLLSQDMIDLYSRTPVKTKVVMLPA is encoded by the coding sequence ATGATCGTGGACAACGGGATTGCCGACGCCGGCGAAAGAAACGAGAGAGTTCTGCTCGGCCTTCGGTCGGGGCGTCTCAGCCGCCGGTCGTTTCTGTCCGGCTCCGCCGCCGGTCTCGGCGCGCTGGGACTCTCCGGTTGCGTGACGTCCGACGACATGCGCGCCGAAGCGGCGAAGCTTTACGGGCCGGTCCCCAGCGAGAAGTTCCCGATTCCCGCGGTCGACGTCAACAAGATCAATCCGAAATATTTTCGCCAGAAAGTGCGCTACGACACCAAGGAAGCGCCCGGGACGATCATCATCGACCCCGCCAATTACTATGTTTACCGCGTTGAAGGCGACGGATACGCCACGCGTTACGGCGCCAATGTCAGCCGCCCCGGCTTCCTGTGGAGCGGTGAAGTTTATGTCGGGCGCAAGGCCGAATGGCCCGTCTGGACGCCGCCCAAGGAGATGATGGCGCGCCAGCCGGAGGCGCGCCAATATGCCGGCGGCATGCCGGGCGGTCTGGACAATCCGCTCGGCGCCCGCGTGCTCTATCTTTATAAGAACGGCGTCTACACGGTCTACACAATCTACAGCACCAGCGACCCCGAGACGATCGGGAACGGCATTACGAGCGGCTGTACCGGCCTCCTCAGCCAGGACATGATCGACCTCTATTCACGAACCCCGGTCAAGACGAAGGTGGTCATGCTGCCGGCGTAG
- the msrB gene encoding peptide-methionine (R)-S-oxide reductase MsrB has translation MADEIFPVTRTDEEWRARLTREQYDVMRRHGTERPGSCALNHEKRRGVFQCAGCDQPLFRSGDKFESGTGWPSFFDPLPGALGSTIDRSYGMVRSEVHCSRCGSHLGHVFPDGPPPTGLRYCINGVALNFIPETESVR, from the coding sequence ATGGCGGATGAAATCTTCCCGGTTACGCGCACGGACGAAGAGTGGCGCGCGCGCCTGACGCGCGAGCAGTATGACGTGATGCGGCGGCATGGAACGGAGCGCCCGGGAAGCTGCGCCCTCAATCACGAGAAGCGGCGCGGCGTCTTTCAATGCGCGGGCTGCGATCAACCGCTGTTCCGCTCGGGCGATAAATTCGAAAGCGGCACGGGCTGGCCGAGCTTCTTCGATCCGCTGCCGGGCGCGCTCGGCTCCACAATCGATCGCAGCTACGGCATGGTGCGGTCGGAAGTGCATTGCAGCCGATGCGGCTCGCATCTCGGGCATGTTTTTCCCGACGGGCCGCCGCCTACCGGACTGCGCTATTGCATCAACGGCGTGGCGCTGAATTTCATTCCCGAGACGGAGTCCGTTCGATAA
- a CDS encoding tetratricopeptide repeat protein yields MPFLRGLLTAVCFFVSFTAAAAAQESHADFVGSGACASCHEAQHGDWLRSQHKAAMQEPSETSVLGRFDGAAFKNGASETIFFKKEGRFFIHAAGPDGKPGDFAVRYVFGVAPLQQYLLELPGGRLQAFGIAWDSRPAEQGGQRWFDLYPDRRLAPGDPLHWTGIDQNWNYQCAWCHSTNLRKNYDPASSAFATSFSEISVGCEACHGPGSNHLAWAASPSTPTSNRGFAIGLARGGVSWRIEDGVAATRTGPPAGDKEALICAGCHSRRQQFSDDPLAAARFYDAFRPVTLEAGLYHLDGQQRDEVYNFGSFLQSRMHGAGVTCADCHNPHSGKLRLAGSAVCGQCHAANVFDAPAHHHHQKDSAGAQCANCHMPTTTYMGVDKRHDHSMRIPRPDRTASLATPNACNACHDGKSAAWAVEALKSWGAGSRPGAQNFAEAFHLADANAPGAQTALAKIVSDDTQSAIARASALQRLSQTPTAAALEAAKGALADKSPMARAAAVAVFANADAATKRDALAPLLSDDTRLVRMDAARALAGEAEAALSEIERASFEKALAEYEAGQRFNAERPESQANLGALYVTRGDPAQARAAYEKALALDPTFAPAAISLADLLRSGGDEAGAEGQLRKAFLRNPESGALAHALGLSLIRQKRLPEAMANLEEAARLAPDDARFAYVYGVALHDAGAAQKAIETLRRALSAHTFDRDILTALASYEAEEGDVAAALPHAERLAELEPEDQSLRAFVNALRAQGPKRDQAR; encoded by the coding sequence ATGCCTTTCCTTCGCGGCCTCCTGACGGCCGTTTGCTTTTTTGTTTCCTTTACCGCCGCTGCGGCGGCGCAGGAGTCGCACGCTGATTTCGTCGGCTCCGGCGCTTGCGCCTCCTGTCACGAGGCTCAGCATGGAGACTGGCTGCGGTCGCAGCACAAAGCGGCGATGCAGGAGCCGAGCGAGACGAGCGTCCTTGGCCGTTTCGATGGCGCGGCGTTCAAGAACGGCGCGTCCGAGACGATTTTTTTCAAGAAAGAGGGTCGATTCTTCATTCACGCCGCTGGGCCCGACGGCAAGCCTGGCGACTTCGCGGTCCGTTACGTCTTCGGCGTTGCGCCGCTTCAGCAATATTTGCTCGAGCTTCCCGGCGGACGCCTTCAGGCTTTCGGAATCGCGTGGGATTCGCGCCCCGCCGAGCAGGGCGGACAGCGCTGGTTCGATCTTTATCCGGACCGCAGGCTCGCGCCGGGCGACCCCTTGCACTGGACGGGGATCGACCAGAACTGGAACTATCAATGCGCTTGGTGCCATTCCACCAATCTGCGCAAGAATTACGATCCCGCTTCCAGCGCCTTCGCGACTTCCTTCTCCGAGATCAGCGTGGGCTGCGAGGCCTGTCACGGCCCGGGCTCCAACCATCTCGCCTGGGCCGCTTCGCCGTCGACGCCGACTTCGAACAGGGGCTTCGCCATCGGCCTTGCGCGGGGCGGGGTCAGCTGGCGGATAGAGGACGGCGTTGCTGCGACCCGGACGGGTCCTCCCGCGGGCGACAAGGAGGCTCTCATCTGCGCGGGCTGCCATTCGAGGCGTCAGCAATTTTCCGACGACCCACTTGCGGCGGCGCGCTTTTACGACGCTTTTCGTCCCGTGACGCTTGAAGCCGGACTTTACCATCTCGACGGTCAGCAACGCGACGAAGTCTATAATTTCGGCTCCTTCCTGCAGAGCCGCATGCATGGGGCGGGCGTGACCTGCGCGGACTGCCACAATCCTCATTCGGGCAAATTGCGTCTCGCGGGCTCCGCGGTTTGCGGTCAGTGCCACGCGGCCAATGTCTTCGACGCGCCCGCGCATCATCACCACCAGAAGGATTCCGCCGGCGCGCAATGCGCCAACTGCCACATGCCGACGACGACCTATATGGGCGTCGACAAACGGCATGATCATTCGATGCGAATTCCCCGTCCCGATCGCACGGCCTCTCTCGCGACGCCCAACGCCTGCAACGCCTGCCATGACGGCAAGAGCGCAGCCTGGGCGGTCGAGGCGCTCAAATCCTGGGGCGCGGGGTCGAGGCCGGGCGCGCAGAACTTTGCGGAGGCTTTTCACCTCGCCGACGCCAATGCGCCGGGGGCGCAGACGGCGCTGGCGAAGATCGTCTCGGACGATACGCAGTCCGCCATCGCGCGGGCGAGCGCGCTGCAGCGCCTCAGCCAGACGCCGACGGCGGCGGCGTTAGAGGCCGCGAAAGGCGCGCTCGCCGACAAATCTCCGATGGCGCGCGCCGCGGCCGTCGCCGTCTTCGCCAACGCCGACGCCGCGACGAAGCGGGACGCGCTCGCGCCGCTCCTTTCCGACGATACGCGGCTCGTCCGGATGGACGCGGCCCGCGCCCTTGCCGGCGAGGCGGAGGCGGCGCTCTCCGAGATCGAACGCGCCTCTTTCGAGAAAGCGCTGGCGGAATACGAAGCCGGCCAGCGGTTCAACGCCGAGCGGCCGGAATCCCAGGCTAATCTGGGCGCGCTCTATGTTACGCGCGGCGATCCGGCGCAAGCGCGGGCCGCCTATGAGAAGGCGCTCGCCCTCGACCCGACATTCGCGCCCGCCGCGATTTCGCTTGCCGACCTCCTGCGGAGCGGCGGCGACGAGGCTGGGGCCGAAGGGCAGCTGCGCAAGGCCTTCCTGCGTAATCCGGAGTCGGGCGCGTTGGCGCATGCGCTTGGGCTGAGCCTCATCCGGCAAAAGAGGCTTCCGGAGGCGATGGCGAATCTGGAGGAAGCCGCGCGGCTGGCGCCCGACGACGCCCGCTTCGCCTATGTCTATGGCGTGGCGCTCCACGACGCCGGCGCGGCGCAAAAAGCGATTGAGACGCTGCGCCGCGCTTTGTCCGCTCACACCTTCGATCGCGACATTCTCACAGCGCTCGCTTCCTACGAGGCGGAGGAAGGCGATGTCGCGGCCGCCTTGCCGCATGCGGAGCGGCTGGCGGAATTGGAGCCGGAGGACCAATCGCTTAGGGCTTTCGTCAACGCGCTTCGGGCCCAGGGCCCGAAGCGGGATCAAGCGCGATAA
- the aqpZ gene encoding aquaporin Z, whose product MQNGFGKEFGRKLFAEFLGTFWLVFGGVGSALISAGFPQLGIGFTGVSLAFGLTVLTGAYAFGPISGGHFNPAVSLGLATAGRFSWKELGPYWLVQVLGATFAAFVLLKIMQGNIDFSLANGFAANGYEDHSPAGYTWQSGFLIETVLTTFFLLVILGTTEGRAPVGFAPLAIGLALTLIHLVDIPVTNASVNPARSTSQALFVGGWALEQLWLFWVAPLLGGLIGGLIHRFALADDA is encoded by the coding sequence ATGCAAAACGGGTTTGGTAAGGAGTTCGGCCGCAAGCTTTTCGCGGAATTTCTTGGCACGTTCTGGCTGGTGTTCGGCGGCGTCGGAAGCGCCCTTATTTCCGCCGGGTTTCCGCAGCTCGGCATCGGCTTCACCGGCGTCTCGCTCGCATTCGGCCTCACCGTGTTGACCGGCGCCTACGCCTTCGGCCCGATTTCAGGGGGGCATTTCAATCCGGCGGTTTCGCTCGGCCTCGCGACGGCCGGCCGCTTCTCATGGAAAGAGCTTGGTCCCTATTGGCTCGTGCAGGTGCTCGGCGCGACTTTCGCCGCCTTCGTGCTGTTGAAAATCATGCAGGGCAATATTGATTTCTCGCTGGCCAACGGCTTCGCGGCCAATGGCTATGAGGATCATTCGCCTGCGGGTTATACGTGGCAGTCGGGCTTCCTCATCGAGACCGTGCTGACGACTTTCTTCCTGCTCGTCATCCTCGGAACGACGGAAGGCCGCGCGCCGGTAGGCTTCGCGCCCCTCGCGATCGGCCTTGCTCTGACGCTGATCCATCTCGTCGACATCCCGGTCACCAACGCCTCGGTGAATCCGGCGCGCTCGACCAGTCAGGCGCTCTTTGTCGGCGGCTGGGCGCTGGAGCAGCTTTGGCTGTTCTGGGTGGCGCCGCTTCTCGGCGGCCTCATTGGCGGGCTCATCCATCGCTTCGCGCTTGCCGACGACGCGTAA
- a CDS encoding methyltransferase domain-containing protein — translation MTNPYQTAPLQEIPTKETFEESCYLAANPDVAAAVKAGTVASGWAHFRKFGATEGRRQKVPEEETPTAENFDELRYLAANPDVRDAVAQGIFPSARAHFNSAGRLQNRRQRRASRIPGIRVQKLAALRPLLSDPQAPLDANGKLCFLDADKRAKDALDDEIPVSENGYDDETVALIEGSANGLVLDVGAGFRPVYYSNVVNLEVKDYPTTDVIGVADRLPFKDDSFEGVISIAVLEHVKDPFACAREIARVLKPGGWLKCCVPFLQPLHGYPHHYFNMTHEGLRTLFEPYLSIERQEVNPATHPVWAIAWQLRAWADGLPPSAKKAFLKLRVSDLVGFPGPMLAQPWARDLPIDKQFELAAATILFARKPSYPKGDAEK, via the coding sequence ATGACGAATCCGTACCAGACAGCGCCCCTTCAGGAGATTCCAACAAAGGAAACCTTCGAAGAATCCTGCTATCTGGCGGCCAATCCGGATGTCGCGGCCGCTGTCAAGGCTGGAACAGTCGCCTCCGGCTGGGCGCATTTCAGGAAATTTGGCGCGACCGAAGGCCGCCGGCAGAAGGTTCCGGAAGAAGAGACCCCCACGGCTGAAAATTTTGACGAGCTGCGTTATCTTGCGGCCAATCCGGACGTAAGGGACGCGGTCGCCCAAGGAATATTTCCCTCCGCTCGCGCGCATTTCAACTCGGCGGGACGCTTGCAGAATCGCCGACAGCGCCGCGCGAGCCGCATCCCCGGCATTCGCGTCCAAAAGCTTGCGGCGCTGCGTCCGCTTCTTTCGGACCCGCAGGCGCCGCTCGACGCGAACGGAAAACTTTGTTTCCTCGACGCGGACAAGCGGGCCAAAGACGCCCTCGACGATGAAATCCCCGTCAGCGAGAACGGCTATGACGACGAGACCGTCGCGCTCATCGAAGGCTCAGCGAACGGTCTTGTGCTCGACGTCGGCGCCGGTTTTCGGCCCGTCTATTATAGTAACGTCGTCAATCTCGAGGTGAAGGACTACCCGACGACGGATGTCATCGGCGTCGCGGATCGGCTGCCTTTCAAGGATGATTCGTTCGAAGGCGTGATTTCGATCGCGGTGCTCGAACATGTGAAGGATCCATTCGCCTGCGCGCGGGAGATCGCGCGCGTTCTGAAACCCGGCGGATGGCTGAAATGCTGCGTGCCTTTCCTGCAGCCGCTGCACGGCTATCCGCATCATTATTTCAACATGACGCATGAAGGGCTGCGCACATTGTTCGAGCCCTATCTTTCGATCGAACGGCAGGAAGTAAACCCGGCGACGCATCCGGTCTGGGCCATCGCCTGGCAATTGCGCGCCTGGGCGGACGGATTGCCGCCTTCTGCGAAGAAAGCCTTCCTGAAGCTGCGGGTGAGCGACCTCGTCGGTTTCCCCGGTCCCATGCTCGCGCAGCCCTGGGCGCGCGATCTTCCGATCGACAAGCAATTCGAACTCGCCGCCGCGACGATCCTTTTTGCGCGCAAGCCTTCATATCCAAAGGGCGACGCGGAAAAATGA